The following proteins are encoded in a genomic region of Diabrotica virgifera virgifera chromosome 1, PGI_DIABVI_V3a:
- the LOC114328003 gene encoding mitochondrial import inner membrane translocase subunit Tim23: MSSLNDSNDVYSSNYSSRSGLHGKVSPFSSPYLNYDPGYLPQAQPEFIFLDGASKQRGRFELAFGQIGGSCMIGAALGGASGFYNGLKATTLAGQTGKLRRTQLINYIMKKGSATANTFGSVAVIYSAFGVILSWARGGTDDDLNTIVAATATGCLYKSTAGLRKCGLGGAIGLGVSTAYALWVNRDKLSELRQFNPAQR, encoded by the exons ATGTCTTCCTTAAACGATAGCAACGACGTCTACTCCTCAAACTATTCTAGCAGATCAGGACTTCATG GTAAAGTAAGCCCCTTTTCTTCGCCGTATTTGAATTATGACCCAGGATATCTACCACAAGCGCAACCAGAATTTATATTCTTGGATGGAGCCAGTAAACAAAGAGGCAGATTTGAACTTGCTTTTGGACAAATTGGTGGATCATGCATGATAGGAGCAGCTTTAGGAGGTGCCTCAGGGTTTTAtaatgggttaaaagccactacATTGGCAGGTCAGACTGGAAAACTTAGACGAACACA GTTGATAAATTACATTATGAAGAAGGGTAGTGCTACTGCAAATACATTTGGATCTGTTGCTGTGATATATTCTGCATTTGGTGTAATACTTTCTTGGGCCAGAGGAGGAACTGATGATGATCTTAATACAATTGTAGCTGCCACAGCAACTGGATGTTTATATAAATCGACAG ctGGACTTAGAAAATGTGGTTTGGGTGGAGCTATTGGATTAGGAGTATCAACAGCATATGCCCTCTGGGTCAATAGGGATAAGTTATCAGAATTACGGCAATTTAATCCAGC